In Dyella terrae, one DNA window encodes the following:
- a CDS encoding glycosyltransferase family 2 protein has product MSSYTSLAGSILPCAIVPIYNHKDTIAQTVTSLRAHGLPVIVVDDGSNEATRIVLDDLARRTEGMTLLRLPHNQGKGRALSTGLLAAQERGHTHALQIDADGQHQVDDVPRFLAEARACPAGMICGKPIYDDSVPKGRLYGRYVTHVCVWIETLSTALADSMCGYRLYPLEATCAEIRRKPFPARMDFDTEAAVRLIWRGVPVRNLPTRVIYPENGLSHFRMWRDNIRISAMHTRLLMGMLARMPMLLWRKWRRPEPACAT; this is encoded by the coding sequence ATGTCGTCGTACACATCGCTGGCGGGATCCATCCTTCCCTGCGCCATCGTCCCGATCTATAACCACAAGGACACCATCGCGCAGACGGTGACGTCACTGCGCGCGCATGGCCTGCCCGTGATCGTGGTGGATGATGGAAGCAACGAGGCCACGCGCATCGTCCTTGATGACCTGGCCCGGCGCACCGAGGGCATGACCCTGCTGCGTCTCCCGCACAACCAGGGCAAGGGCCGTGCCCTGTCAACCGGATTGCTGGCAGCGCAGGAACGCGGCCACACCCACGCGCTGCAGATCGATGCCGATGGGCAGCATCAGGTGGATGACGTGCCCCGCTTTCTTGCCGAAGCGCGCGCCTGCCCCGCCGGCATGATCTGTGGCAAGCCGATCTACGATGATTCGGTGCCCAAAGGACGACTGTACGGGCGCTATGTCACGCACGTGTGCGTGTGGATCGAAACCCTGTCGACGGCGCTCGCCGATTCGATGTGCGGCTATCGCCTGTACCCGCTCGAAGCCACCTGCGCCGAAATCCGCCGCAAGCCGTTTCCCGCGCGCATGGACTTCGACACCGAGGCAGCGGTGCGCCTCATCTGGCGCGGCGTACCCGTGCGGAACCTGCCGACCCGGGTGATCTATCCCGAAAACGGCCTTTCCCATTTCCGCATGTGGCGGGACAACATACGCATCTCGGCCATGCATACGCGCCTGTTGATGGGCATGCTTGCGCGCATGCCGATGCTGCTGTGGCGCAAGTGGCGCCGACCGGAGCCCGCATGCGCCACCTGA
- a CDS encoding beta-ketoacyl-ACP synthase, protein MTTPILPAPIKTPRRVVITGIGGVTPFGHDWATIRDRLKTFRNAVRYMHEWDYFDALNGRLGCPVDDFVLPNWPRKQVRSMGRVAQLAVAASERALDDAGLRHDASVTDGRMGVAYGSSGGSVEPFRAMGNMLATGSMQGVTATSYIQMMAHTTAVNVGVFLGLKGRIVPTSSACTSGSQAIGYGYEAIQQGKQTLMLCGGAEELSGPGAAVFDTLFATSTRNDDPAMTPRPFDAKRDGLVVGEGAVTLVLEDYEHAMARGARIYAEIVGFGTNSDGSHITQPTAETMAMAMRMALNDAGLAPGDIGYISAHGTATDRGDVAESHATATVMGTQTPISSMKSYVGHTLGACGALESWWAIEMMRDGWFAPTINLTHPDPECAALDHVTGEGRQLRTSYVMNNNFAFGGINTSLIFKAHEA, encoded by the coding sequence ATGACCACACCCATCCTCCCTGCACCCATCAAGACGCCACGCCGCGTGGTGATCACCGGCATCGGTGGCGTCACGCCCTTCGGTCATGACTGGGCCACGATTCGCGATCGCCTGAAGACGTTCCGCAACGCCGTGCGTTACATGCACGAATGGGATTACTTCGATGCCCTCAATGGTCGACTGGGTTGTCCGGTCGACGACTTTGTCCTGCCGAACTGGCCGCGCAAGCAGGTCCGGTCCATGGGCCGCGTTGCGCAACTGGCGGTCGCCGCAAGCGAACGCGCGCTGGACGATGCCGGTCTGCGCCACGATGCATCCGTCACCGATGGCCGCATGGGCGTGGCCTATGGCTCGTCCGGTGGCAGCGTCGAGCCGTTCCGCGCCATGGGCAACATGCTCGCGACCGGTTCGATGCAGGGCGTGACGGCGACCAGCTACATCCAGATGATGGCGCACACGACGGCCGTGAATGTCGGCGTGTTCCTCGGCCTGAAGGGCCGTATCGTGCCCACGTCGAGTGCGTGCACGTCGGGCAGCCAGGCCATTGGTTACGGCTACGAGGCCATCCAGCAAGGTAAGCAGACGCTGATGCTTTGCGGCGGCGCGGAGGAACTGTCCGGTCCGGGTGCAGCGGTGTTTGACACGCTGTTCGCCACCAGCACGCGCAATGACGATCCCGCGATGACACCACGGCCGTTCGACGCGAAGCGCGATGGCCTGGTCGTTGGCGAAGGTGCCGTAACGCTTGTGCTGGAAGACTACGAACACGCCATGGCGCGCGGCGCGCGCATCTACGCGGAGATCGTGGGTTTCGGCACCAACTCCGATGGCAGCCACATAACGCAGCCGACGGCCGAGACGATGGCCATGGCCATGCGCATGGCGCTGAACGACGCCGGCCTGGCGCCAGGCGACATCGGTTACATCAGCGCGCACGGCACGGCGACCGATCGCGGCGACGTGGCCGAAAGCCACGCGACGGCGACCGTCATGGGCACGCAGACACCGATCAGTTCAATGAAGAGCTACGTCGGCCACACGCTCGGCGCCTGCGGCGCCCTCGAATCGTGGTGGGCGATCGAAATGATGCGTGATGGCTGGTTCGCGCCGACGATCAACCTCACCCATCCTGACCCCGAATGCGCCGCGCTTGATCACGTCACTGGCGAAGGCCGCCAGCTGCGCACGTCTTATGTCATGAACAATAACTTTGCGTTCGGCGGCATCAACACTTCGCTGATCTTCAAGGCGCACGAAGCGTGA
- a CDS encoding beta-ketoacyl-[acyl-carrier-protein] synthase family protein, whose amino-acid sequence MSSNRTTATLPRVVVTGTGSVSCAGVGNDALLSALRERRSGIRYMSQLADLGMRCHVGGPVDTHQLDDPDRKLRRFVPANTWYAWQATREALAQSQLGDAVLRSPRCGLVMGGGAALSEHEAALDSFRERGAHRLSPYIVPRGMSSALAAGLAHAFGIGGRSHVISAACTSGAHAIGQAMELIQLGKQDVVICGGSEELHDTTALWFDAMGALSVASNDDPERASRPYDLARDGIVLAAGAGVLVLESEAHAQARGARILGEIAGYGAATDAGNMVGPGIEGLAQAMHEALLGHDDAPEYINAHACSTPQGDRVEWEAMAKVFAGRRQAVPAFSSIKGLVGHAPGAAGAIDAIASLLMMRHGFLSAGSPVIHADPTFAEAPLLAANVERVTRSVLSNSFGFGGSCASLLLRAPSGADA is encoded by the coding sequence GTGAGCTCGAACCGCACCACGGCCACCCTGCCCCGCGTCGTCGTTACCGGCACGGGCTCGGTGTCGTGCGCCGGTGTCGGCAACGACGCCCTGCTGTCGGCGTTGCGCGAGCGCCGCAGCGGCATTCGCTACATGTCGCAACTCGCCGACCTGGGCATGCGTTGCCACGTCGGCGGCCCTGTCGATACGCATCAGCTGGACGACCCCGACCGCAAGCTGCGTCGCTTCGTCCCCGCCAACACGTGGTATGCCTGGCAGGCGACGCGCGAAGCGCTGGCCCAGTCGCAACTCGGCGATGCCGTCCTGCGGTCGCCTCGTTGTGGCTTGGTCATGGGTGGCGGAGCGGCGTTGAGTGAACATGAGGCGGCGCTCGACAGTTTCCGCGAGCGCGGTGCGCATCGGCTTTCCCCGTACATCGTTCCGCGCGGCATGAGCAGCGCGCTGGCCGCCGGCCTTGCGCACGCTTTCGGCATCGGCGGCCGCAGCCATGTGATCAGCGCCGCCTGCACCAGTGGTGCACACGCCATTGGCCAGGCCATGGAACTGATCCAGCTCGGCAAGCAGGATGTGGTGATCTGCGGTGGCAGCGAAGAGCTGCACGACACCACTGCGCTCTGGTTCGATGCCATGGGCGCCTTGTCCGTCGCCAGCAACGATGACCCCGAACGCGCCTCACGCCCTTATGACCTCGCTCGCGACGGCATCGTGCTGGCCGCCGGCGCGGGTGTGCTCGTGCTGGAATCCGAGGCGCATGCGCAGGCGCGTGGCGCGCGCATTCTTGGAGAGATCGCCGGTTATGGCGCCGCCACGGATGCGGGCAACATGGTGGGACCCGGTATCGAGGGTCTCGCCCAGGCCATGCACGAAGCGCTGCTGGGCCATGATGATGCGCCTGAGTACATCAACGCGCACGCCTGCTCGACACCCCAGGGCGACCGGGTGGAGTGGGAGGCCATGGCCAAGGTTTTCGCCGGACGCCGCCAGGCAGTTCCCGCATTTTCGTCGATCAAAGGCCTCGTGGGCCATGCGCCCGGCGCCGCCGGTGCCATCGACGCCATCGCCAGTCTGCTCATGATGCGGCATGGATTTCTCAGCGCAGGATCGCCCGTCATCCACGCCGATCCCACCTTTGCCGAAGCCCCCTTGCTGGCTGCCAACGTCGAGCGCGTTACGCGCAGCGTGCTTTCCAACAGTTTCGGCTTCGGCGGCAGCTGCGCTTCGCTGTTGTTGCGCGCACCGAGTGGGGCGGACGCATGA
- a CDS encoding MMPL family transporter: protein MNVVSPRVRAAVFAVAVMMVACLGGRLLFGRGESPIQTDLLAMLPPTERHPMAEMAVDRLAHANGDRMVLLLESTDDEHARAAARLLGKQLGADPAFSSVVAELPDFDLEAMLAPYLAHRFQLLNDQDRASLVRAGFDPAQALAKRLNEPFLAGVGIRLQDDPFGWMQHWLDGAPWTRSPLMPEDDLLTAHRGDLTYVLVMANLHGSSYDDGIQRASLAALERASIAMRQQFPDVTMSRTGAVFYAAAARAGAERDVHLVSVVSTAGIALLLLWAFRSVRPLWVAFLSTAMGVVCALTVTLLVFGQIHLLTLVFGAALLGEAVDYSIQYLCARSHAGATWRPLDGLRQVRPALWLALATSVLGYSLLAAMPFPALRQMACFAVVGMLAACLSVFWLLPALLQGPARRPMSVSLVTLAHHLQRRVVALTSGKRRGVLALILLVVAAPGWWRLGHDDDIHLLVSPPPELQAQESHIRDITGLGNGSQFYLVHGLDEEQVLQREEALAVRLQAMVNQGALESWTGLASMVPSLERQRADHALLKPFFVDTGNLRTTLTGAGLKPGVVDAYLAAWPGTSLRLRDWLTWPIAVPFRDLWLDGGAEGVASIVLPQGATDVALLGAAADGLEGVELVDKPASVSDLFGRYRRLASGWLLAATALVGLVFAWRYRRGAWRVLAPSVLGMGLSLSALGYLGQPLTLFHWMALMLVLGVGANYAVFLREGEPHVRHRPGASFAGVLLSALTAWLSFGLLSLSTLPALQHFGITLLLGIGFTVICVPIATPVTEHDTNA from the coding sequence GTGAACGTCGTGTCGCCGCGCGTGCGGGCCGCCGTGTTTGCGGTCGCCGTTATGATGGTGGCCTGCCTTGGCGGAAGGCTGCTGTTCGGGCGCGGTGAGTCGCCGATCCAGACGGATCTGCTGGCCATGCTTCCACCGACGGAACGTCATCCGATGGCGGAGATGGCGGTCGATCGCCTTGCACACGCCAACGGCGATCGCATGGTGCTGCTTCTGGAAAGCACCGACGACGAACACGCCAGGGCGGCGGCGCGCCTGCTCGGCAAGCAGCTTGGTGCCGACCCGGCTTTTTCGTCGGTCGTGGCTGAATTGCCGGATTTTGATCTGGAAGCCATGCTTGCGCCCTATCTCGCGCACCGGTTCCAGTTGTTGAATGACCAGGATCGCGCCTCGCTGGTCCGGGCCGGCTTTGATCCCGCGCAAGCACTCGCCAAGCGCCTGAACGAGCCCTTCCTTGCGGGCGTGGGCATCCGGCTGCAGGACGACCCCTTCGGCTGGATGCAGCACTGGCTCGACGGCGCGCCCTGGACCCGCTCGCCATTGATGCCCGAGGATGATCTGCTGACGGCACATCGCGGCGATCTGACCTACGTGCTGGTCATGGCCAACCTGCATGGCTCGTCGTACGACGATGGCATCCAGCGTGCATCGCTGGCCGCCCTGGAGCGCGCCTCGATCGCAATGCGCCAGCAGTTCCCGGACGTAACGATGTCGCGGACGGGCGCGGTGTTCTACGCCGCTGCAGCGCGCGCCGGTGCCGAGCGTGACGTGCATCTGGTCAGCGTGGTCTCCACGGCGGGCATTGCCCTGCTCCTGCTCTGGGCCTTCCGTTCAGTCCGTCCGCTGTGGGTGGCCTTTCTTTCCACGGCGATGGGCGTGGTCTGCGCGCTGACCGTCACGCTGCTCGTCTTCGGGCAGATCCATCTGCTGACCCTGGTTTTCGGCGCGGCCCTGCTGGGCGAGGCCGTCGACTATTCCATCCAGTACCTGTGCGCGCGCTCCCATGCCGGCGCGACGTGGCGTCCGCTCGACGGACTTCGCCAGGTTCGCCCGGCGTTGTGGCTGGCGCTGGCTACCTCCGTACTGGGCTACAGCCTGCTTGCCGCGATGCCTTTCCCGGCCCTGCGCCAGATGGCCTGCTTCGCGGTCGTCGGCATGCTGGCCGCCTGCCTCAGCGTTTTCTGGCTGCTGCCGGCCTTGCTGCAAGGTCCGGCGCGACGTCCGATGTCCGTCAGTCTGGTGACCTTGGCGCATCATCTTCAACGGCGTGTCGTCGCGCTGACCTCAGGCAAGCGCAGAGGGGTGCTTGCCCTGATCCTTCTGGTGGTCGCTGCGCCGGGCTGGTGGCGCCTGGGTCACGACGACGACATCCACTTGCTGGTCTCCCCTCCCCCTGAACTGCAGGCGCAGGAAAGCCACATCCGTGACATCACCGGCCTGGGCAATGGCAGCCAGTTTTATCTGGTCCATGGCCTGGATGAAGAACAAGTCCTGCAGCGCGAGGAAGCCCTGGCTGTGCGCTTGCAGGCCATGGTGAACCAAGGAGCGCTCGAGAGCTGGACCGGCCTTGCCAGCATGGTTCCGTCACTTGAGCGCCAGCGCGCCGATCACGCCTTGCTGAAGCCCTTCTTCGTCGATACCGGCAACCTGCGCACGACGCTCACCGGGGCAGGCCTCAAGCCCGGTGTGGTTGATGCTTATCTGGCCGCGTGGCCCGGCACGTCGCTGCGCCTGCGCGACTGGCTGACGTGGCCGATTGCCGTCCCCTTCCGTGATCTCTGGCTGGATGGCGGCGCCGAAGGCGTGGCCAGCATCGTGCTGCCCCAGGGAGCGACGGATGTCGCTCTGCTGGGCGCCGCAGCGGATGGGCTGGAAGGCGTCGAGCTGGTCGACAAGCCGGCGAGCGTCAGCGACCTGTTCGGCCGCTATCGCCGCCTGGCCAGCGGCTGGCTGCTCGCCGCGACTGCCCTGGTCGGGCTGGTCTTTGCCTGGCGGTATCGCCGCGGTGCCTGGCGCGTGCTCGCGCCGTCCGTCCTGGGCATGGGACTGAGCCTTTCGGCACTGGGCTATCTGGGACAGCCGCTGACATTGTTCCACTGGATGGCCCTGATGCTGGTGCTCGGCGTCGGCGCGAACTACGCCGTTTTCCTGCGTGAAGGCGAGCCGCATGTCCGCCACCGCCCCGGCGCGTCCTTCGCGGGCGTACTGCTTTCGGCGCTGACGGCGTGGCTGTCGTTCGGCCTGCTTTCCCTGAGCACGCTGCCAGCGCTGCAACACTTCGGCATCACACTTTTGCTGGGCATCGGCTTCACGGTGATCTGCGTACCGATCGCCACGCCCGTCACCGAACACGACACGAACGCATGA
- a CDS encoding lysophospholipid acyltransferase family protein, whose amino-acid sequence MENPSMDLAADRLKVRRTDFYLWRLIATALSFLFFGLGGIVLRVLIFPVISLLPGDHIVRRKRVRAVIRLAFHMHVQFMYRTGVLTFEVVGAERLGRPGQLVVANHPSLIDVVLLGSQMRDANCIVKQSLWRNPCMRGPVHAAEYISNSGSPEMLEEAADVLREGQTLIVFPEGTRTTPGKTPVFHRGAAAIAMRGAKIVTPVFISVTPSTLTKAEPWYRIPDRRFHVRLRVGADIDPARFSAEGPMPIASRRLNDHLHHLYAKEFASP is encoded by the coding sequence ATGGAAAACCCGTCAATGGATCTGGCAGCCGATCGCCTGAAGGTCAGGCGCACTGACTTTTACCTGTGGCGCCTGATCGCCACGGCGCTGAGCTTCCTGTTCTTCGGACTGGGCGGCATCGTCCTGCGCGTCCTGATTTTCCCTGTGATTTCACTGTTGCCTGGTGATCACATCGTTCGGCGCAAGCGTGTGCGCGCGGTGATTCGCCTGGCTTTCCACATGCACGTGCAGTTCATGTACCGCACCGGCGTGCTGACCTTCGAGGTGGTGGGCGCGGAGAGGCTGGGTCGCCCTGGCCAGCTCGTCGTCGCCAATCACCCTTCGCTGATCGACGTGGTCCTGCTCGGTTCTCAGATGCGCGATGCCAACTGCATCGTCAAACAGAGCCTTTGGCGCAACCCCTGCATGCGCGGACCGGTGCATGCCGCCGAGTACATCAGCAACAGCGGCAGCCCGGAGATGCTTGAGGAGGCGGCTGACGTGCTGCGCGAGGGCCAGACGCTGATCGTCTTTCCCGAAGGCACCCGTACGACACCCGGCAAGACGCCGGTCTTTCATCGCGGCGCGGCGGCGATCGCCATGCGCGGCGCAAAGATCGTGACGCCGGTCTTCATCTCCGTTACGCCGAGCACGCTGACCAAGGCCGAACCCTGGTACCGCATCCCCGACCGACGTTTCCATGTGCGCCTTCGCGTGGGCGCAGACATCGATCCGGCGCGTTTCAGCGCCGAGGGACCCATGCCGATAGCCTCCCGCCGTCTCAACGATCACCTGCACCACCTCTACGCCAAGGAATTCGCTTCGCCATGA
- a CDS encoding LolA family protein: protein MRHLIAIVFALLAMVAVAHANEPDLLHQVVAQLGQHAQVRAAFTQTRENPALAQPQVSRGQLLFVTGQGMLWQVQAPYVETIALTHGRSSRVDEQGHPLSASSDRGVAQVSQMLDGLLAGQPDDALRQFSVEAEGSLQQWTLRFTPRQSRMARVLRKIELRGDTFLQKIQVDMQSGESTHIQFVETRDAGPLTVPEQRALGMPP from the coding sequence ATGCGCCACCTGATCGCCATCGTCTTCGCCTTGCTGGCGATGGTTGCCGTTGCCCACGCCAACGAACCGGACCTGCTGCACCAGGTCGTGGCGCAACTGGGCCAGCATGCGCAGGTACGCGCGGCTTTCACTCAGACACGCGAAAACCCGGCCCTCGCGCAGCCACAGGTGAGCCGAGGACAGCTGCTCTTCGTGACGGGCCAGGGCATGCTCTGGCAAGTACAGGCGCCTTATGTTGAAACCATAGCCCTGACTCACGGGCGCTCGTCGCGCGTCGACGAGCAGGGCCACCCGCTCTCGGCGAGCAGCGATCGGGGCGTGGCGCAGGTGTCGCAGATGCTCGATGGCTTGCTCGCCGGCCAGCCCGACGATGCCTTGCGCCAGTTTTCCGTGGAAGCAGAAGGCAGTCTCCAGCAATGGACGCTGCGTTTCACCCCACGCCAATCGCGCATGGCGCGCGTGCTGCGCAAGATCGAACTGCGCGGCGACACGTTCCTGCAAAAGATCCAGGTGGATATGCAAAGCGGCGAATCCACGCATATTCAGTTCGTCGAGACGCGTGACGCCGGCCCCCTCACGGTTCCAGAACAGCGCGCGCTGGGTATGCCCCCGTGA
- a CDS encoding phosphopantetheine-binding protein produces the protein MNDLQRDIAQLIIDTLNLEDLQPTDIPPEQPLFGEGLGLDSVDALELALALQKRYEIQIASDSRDARQHFATVATLAAFVESQRAACAN, from the coding sequence ATGAACGACCTGCAACGCGATATCGCGCAACTGATCATCGATACCCTGAACCTGGAAGACCTCCAGCCCACCGACATTCCGCCGGAACAGCCGCTGTTCGGCGAGGGTCTTGGCCTGGATTCCGTGGATGCCCTGGAACTGGCGCTGGCGCTGCAGAAGCGCTATGAGATCCAGATCGCCTCGGACTCGCGTGATGCCCGCCAGCACTTCGCGACCGTCGCCACGCTCGCCGCGTTCGTCGAATCGCAACGCGCCGCATGCGCAAACTGA
- a CDS encoding beta-ketoacyl synthase chain length factor, with the protein MIDLHIAQWRAWAPSLDSSERWQAWAHRPWTPQDNGEQPACEFLPPMQRRRLSRMARMALEVAWPLCGEDEQLPLVFASRHGETQRTFALLSDVGDGQPLSPTQFGLSVHNAIAGQWSLLRGQHAEASAIAGEGDTFEHAMLEAALMIDAGAPSVIVIMTEERPPAAYDGWIDDVPFSYAVALRVTRREKAGQSPEGHWRLALRTSTSDATRPVWPHALNVLRVLLTSPSVLEHPWKTRQWIWQPIA; encoded by the coding sequence ATGATCGATCTGCATATCGCGCAGTGGCGAGCCTGGGCGCCATCCCTGGACAGCAGCGAACGGTGGCAGGCCTGGGCCCATCGACCGTGGACACCGCAGGACAACGGAGAGCAGCCAGCATGCGAATTCCTGCCGCCCATGCAGCGCCGCCGCCTGAGCCGCATGGCACGCATGGCGCTGGAAGTCGCGTGGCCGCTCTGCGGCGAAGATGAGCAATTGCCGCTCGTCTTTGCATCGCGACACGGCGAAACACAACGCACCTTCGCGCTGCTTTCAGACGTCGGCGACGGCCAGCCGCTTTCACCCACGCAGTTCGGCCTTTCGGTGCACAACGCGATCGCCGGCCAGTGGTCGCTGCTACGCGGACAGCATGCCGAGGCCAGTGCCATTGCCGGGGAAGGCGATACGTTCGAGCACGCCATGCTCGAAGCCGCCCTCATGATCGACGCCGGTGCGCCGTCCGTCATTGTCATCATGACCGAGGAGCGGCCACCTGCCGCTTACGACGGCTGGATCGATGACGTGCCGTTTTCCTACGCTGTCGCCCTGCGCGTCACTCGCCGTGAAAAGGCCGGCCAGTCACCCGAGGGGCATTGGCGACTGGCGCTTCGAACATCGACGAGCGACGCAACCAGGCCAGTGTGGCCCCATGCACTTAACGTGCTTCGCGTACTGCTCACTTCGCCTTCCGTACTGGAACACCCATGGAAAACCCGTCAATGGATCTGGCAGCCGATCGCCTGA